In Carassius auratus strain Wakin chromosome 48, ASM336829v1, whole genome shotgun sequence, the genomic window taaaaatgcacaaagtttcctgtgagggttagggttaggtgtagggttggtcaaggaccatagaatatacagtttctacagaataaaaaccattacacctatgggatgaacacactttacacaaaacaaacatgtgtgagtgtgtgtgagtgtgtttgtgtgtgtgtgtgtgtgtgtgtgtgtgtgtgtgagcgagtgagtgtgtgtcagggtgtgtgtgtgagtgtgtgtgtgtgtgcgagtgagtgtgtgtcagggtgtgtgtgtgagtgtgtgagtgtgcgtgcacgtgtgagtgtgtgtcagggtgtgtgtgtgagtgtgtgtgtgtgcgtgcacgtgtgagtgtgtgtcagggggtgtgtgtgtgtgtgtgtgtgtgtgtaccggtcATATCCGTGTGCTCCAGCACTGGTTCCAGTGGACAGAATGAAGTGCTGCAGTTCAACAGTTCAGACTCTGAGTGTGAGCTTGTTTCTCTCTCCTCCGGTCTCATCCCTCgctctctcgtctctctctcctCCGGTCTCATCCCTCgctctctcgtctctctctcctCCGGTCTCATCCCTCgctctctcgtctctctctcctCCGGTCTCATCCCTCgctctctcgtctctctctcctCCGGTCTCATCCCTCgctctctcgtctctctctcctCCGGTCTCATCCctcgctcctctctctctctggacaGATGCAGGACCACGGCCTGCGGAGCTGCTTGATCAAACAGGGTCAGTGTGATGTTGATCAGGCTGCTGAGTGTGTCATGTCACAGTATAAATgttcaaaatatgcatatattaacATACAGACCTGACTGTGAAAAATATTACGAACGTCTTTATGTTATTTATGGCTCTGACAACATCTTTCACATATTGATTAATCACATAGATTTGAGCATTATTGTGACATAACTAAATAAACCTCCCAAAACAGACTAATATCTGACCATACGAGACAGAGCCTGCTCACCTGACGCTTGTGTGTCACTCTTAGGAGGAGAAGAGGATGTTTTAGATGCTTCCCACTGAGGGACGGGTGATAAAAAACTctccatctacacacacacacacacacacacacacacacacatcagtgccCTATATGCACTATAATGACTGGCTGAGATATGAGGATTATTATCTAATGACAGCTGTACCTGCTCCTGATTGGTCAACAGCCGTAAAGCCTCCGCCCAATGGGAACGCATCATTCCCTGAAGGCGGGACACAAGCTCCTCCCTCTGCATTTCCAGCTTCCTTTTAGACGCTGCCATGGAAACCAGCTCCTCCTGCATCTCTGacagtctacacacacacacacacacgagatcatACACATGATCATGATCtaacatgaaacacacacacacacacacacacacactcggagcagtacTTGTGCTGGTAGCTGTGTGTGAGATGCTGCAGTTTGTGGTCTTTCTCCTGTAACTGTGTCCTGAACTGATCCAGCTGAGCCGCCAGCTCCCGCTCGTGCCGCGCACTCAGATCCAGCAGCTGcttcctgccacacacacacacactctcgttaCCGTCTTCGCTCTGAGCTCATGATGTCGTCTCTCTCAGGGTGTGTGTACCTGTGTTGTTGTCGtaggtgtgtgttgtgtgtcgtGTGCTCCTCCTGTACCGCCGTCAGTCTCTCATTGATCTGCTGCTCTAACGACAGACGAAACTCCGCCTCCATCTGAGACTTCTGCGCCTCGAACCGCGTCtgcaacaaacacacaacaccaACAACTACAATTACATCTAGAACCATGACACTAACTAAGATGCTAACAGAAAGAGTAATTGTTAAAAGTTACTATAACTGTAACTATAAGTGTAAATATAACAATAACTTTAACAGCCACACACTCTGGTAACTGTAACAATAACCATCATATTAACTAAAGTGTAAATGTAACAATAactgaaaatgttacatttatggtAACTGTAACTGTAACTATAACTGTAAATTTACCAGTAACtataattgtaaatgtaacaataactgtaactttaactgttattataatatttagaaatgtaacagaAACTGTAACAATAACCATAATGGTAACTAAAGTGTAAATGTAACAATAACTGCAAATGTTACATTATGATAACTTTTATTGTAACAATAACTGTAAATTTACCAGTAACTGTCATGGTGACTGTAACAATAACTGTAACGGTTACCATAAGAactattactataataataagtCTAGGTATAATTATGACAATAACGACATCACCATcaacaacaacacacagtaaCGTTCTGTTTATTATAGATTTGTCGTCTGtgattgtgattggctgttgatGATTTATCGTTTATCAttctatgtctgtgtgtgtgtgtgtgagtgtgtgtgtgtgagagtgtgtgtgagtgtgtgtgtgtgtgagagtgtgtgtgagtgagtgtgtgtgtgtgagagtgtgtgtgagtgtgtgtgtgtgtgagagtgtgtgtgagtgagtgtgtgtgtgtgagagtgtgtgtgagtgtgtgtgtgtgtgtgtgagagtgtgtgagtgtgtgtgtttgagtgtgtgtgtgagtgcgtgtgtgtgtgtctgtgtgtgtgtgtgtgtgtgtgagtgagtgcgtgtgtgtgtgtgtgtgtgcgagagtgtgtgtttgagtgcgtgtgagtgagtgtgtgtgaatgtgtttgagtgtgtgtgtgtgtgtgtatgtgtgtttgagtgtgtgtgtgtgtgtgtgtgagtgtgagtgtgtgtgtgtgtgtttgagtgtgtgtgtgtgtgtgtgtgtttgagtgtgtgtgtgtgtgtgtgtgtgtgtgtgtgcgtgcgtgtgagaGACCTGGTCCAGCGCCCGGTCCACTCtcagcgtgtctctctctctcctgatctGCTCCAGCTCTTCCTGTATCTGTCGTGTCCTGCTCTCGGTTTCTTCACGCgcagacacttcctgtttcagcTGCTCCTGTAACAGCAGCACAGGTGCGGTCAGCTGCGGGTCTGAGGGTCACGTGACTGACGGTGTGTGTGCCGTGTGTCtcaccgtgtgtgtgtgcagctgctgCGTGGCGTGTGTGAGCTGCTGCtggagctgctgtgtgtgtgtgtgtgtgtggtgtgtctcCGTCTGGAGCTGGTGCAGCTGTTCTCGGAGTCTGTCTGCATCTCTGCGCAGCTTCTGCTCCTCCTGCTGGAGCTCCTCCACACGCAGACGCAGCTCACACGCCTCCTGCTCCtgaacaccaccaccaccatcatcatcatcatcatcatcaccatcatcatcatcatcaccaccatcatcttcatcatcatcttcatcaccaccaccatcatcatcttcatcatcatcatcatcatcttcatcatcaccaccatcatcatcatcatcatcatcatcatcatcaccaccaccatcatcatcatcatcatcaccaccacaatcatcatcatcatcttcatcatcaccaccatcatcatcatcaccaccatcatcatcatcatcaccaccaccaccatcatcatcaccaccatcatcatcttcatcatcaccaccacaatcatcatcatcatcttcatcatcaccaccatcatcatcatcatcatcatcatcatcatcatcaccaccaccatcatcaccaccacaatcatcatcatcatcttcatcatcaccaccatcatcatcatcaccaccatcatcatcaccaccaccatcatcatcatcaccaccatcatcatcttcatcatcaccaccacaatcatcatcatcatcttcatcatcaccaccatcatcatcatcaccaccaccatcatcatcatcaccaccatcatcatcatcatcaccatcatcaccaccatcatcatcttcatcagaaCCATGCatgtgggaggggggggggtttgacagtgtgtgtgtgtgtgtgagtgagtgtgagagtgtgagNNNNNNNNNNNNNNNNNNNNNNNNNNNNNNNNNNNNNNNNNNNNNNNNNNNNNNNNNNNNNNNNNNNNNNNNNNNNNNNNNNNNNNNNNNNNNNNNNNNNGGACGTGTTGGTTTCCCACACCCCCCGCGATGCTGAAGCCCAGACCTGCAGCACaggatcagccaatcagaagagctgaAGATCAGCCCGCCCCCTCACCCCCTCCCTCCTTCCCTCCATCACTCCTTCCCTGCCTCGCTCCCTCTCTCCCTCGCTTGCTCACTTcctccttccctccctccctcactccTTCCCTTCCTCTctccttcactcactcactcgctcacttcctccttccctccctccctccctctctcgatcacccttccctccctccctcactgCCTCCCTCCCTtgctcactccctccctccctccctcgatCACCCCGTCCCTCTCTCCCTCGCTCCCTCCCTCgatcactcactccctccctccctcgatcacttcctccctccctccctcgatCACCCCGTCCCTCCCTCCCTACCTCGATCGCTCAATCCCTCCCTCGATCACTCgctccctccctccctcgatcactcactccctccctccttccctcgatcactccctccctccctccctcgatcactcactccctctctccctcgatcactcactccctctctccctccctcgatcactcactccctccctccctctctcgatcactcactccctccctcccactctccctccctccctccctcgatcactcactccctccctccctccctccctcgatcactcactccctccctccctctctccctccctcgatcactcactccctccctccctcgatcactcactccctccctccctccctccctcgatcactcactccctccctccctccctccctcgatcactcactccctccctccctctctccctcactcgatcactcactccctccctccctctctccctccctccctccctcgatcactcactccctccctccctccctccctcgatcactcactccctccctccctccctccctcgatcactcactccctccctccctcgatcactcactccctccctccctccctccctcgatcactcactccctccctccctccctccctcgatcactcactccctccctccctctctccctcactcgatcactcactccctccctccctccctctctccctcactcgatcactcactccctccctccctccctcgatcactcactccctccctccctccctccctctctccctcactcgatcactcactccctccctccctccctcgatcactcactccctccctccctccctccctcgctccctccctccctccctccctccctcactcactctctccctccctccctccctccctcgctccctccctccctccctcgctccctccctcgctccctccctcactccctccctccctctctccctcactcgatcactcactccctccctccctctctccctcactcgatcactcactccctccctccctctctccctccctccctccctccctcgatcactcactccctccctccctccctccctcgatcactcactccctccctccctccctccctcgatcactcactccctccctccctctctccctcactcgatcactcactccctccctccctctctccctccctccctccctcgctccctccctcactccctcgctccttccctccctccctcgatcactcactccctccctcgctccctccctcactccctcgctccttccctccctccctcgatcactcactccctccctccctccctccctccctctctccctccctccctcgctccctccctctctccctccctcgatcactcactccctccctccctccctccctcgatcactcactccctccctccctctctccctcactcgatcactcactccctccctccctctctccctcactcgatcactcactccctccctccctctctccctccctccctccctccctcgatcactcactccctccctccctccctccctccctcgatcactcactccctccctccctccctctctccctcactcgatcactcactccctccctccctctctccctcgatcactcactccctccctccctccctccctcgatcactccctccctccctccctccctccctcgatcactcactccctccctccctccctccctcgatcactcactccctccctccctccctccctcgatcactcactccctccctccctctctccctcactcgatcactcactccctccctccctccctctctccctcactcgatcactcactccctccctccctccctcgatcactcactccctccctccctccctccctccctccctctctccctcactcgatcactcactccctccctccctccctccctccctccctcgctccctccctcactcactccctccctccctcgctccctccctcactcactctctccctccctccctccctcgatcactcactccctccctcgctccctccctcactccctcgctccctccctccctccctccctccctccctccctctctcgatcactcactccctccctccctctctccctcactcgatcactcactccctccctccctctctccctcactcgatcactcactccctccctccctctctccctccctccctccctccctccctcgatcactcactccctccctccctccctccctcgatcactcactccctccctccctctctccctcactcgatcactcactccctccctccctctctccctccctccctccctcgctccctccctcactccctcgctccttccctccctccctcgatcactcactccctccctccctctctccctcactcgatcactcactccctccctccctctctccctccctccctccctcgctccctccctcactccctcgctccttccctccctccctctctccctccctccctccctcgctccctccctcactccctcgctccttccctccctccctcgatcactcactccctccctccctccctctctgatcactcactccctccctccctccctctctccctccctccctccctccctccctccctcgctccctccctcgctccctcgctccctccctccctccctctctccctcactccctccctccctcgctccctccctcactccctcgctccctccctccctctctccctcactctctccctccctctcacgCACCTTTAGGGCCTTTGATGAGCTTCATCTCTATGATTTTCTCTGCAGGGGGTTTGTGTCGCAGCACGTAGAGCCGGACGATTGGCCCCGCCTCCTTCAGCGCCTCCACTGCCAGACTGTGAGTGACCTCACGCACGTCCACATCATTCACGAACAGGATGCTGTCGTTCACCCTGAAAGATGGACGGGTTACACTCACTGACCGCGAAAACACTTCTACAATGATTCattacactgaagaaaaaaaatggtgtaaGATTTATATTGAAACTTTTGGGTTTCAAGtctttaattaataaatcaacaaaaataaagtgaaaaatgtttagttttaatattataaaaacgtttttgtaacattatttctatcattattttgtttttgattttgaagACTAAATTTCctttaagcaaaaatatattctctttatttatttacttatgaaataaataatatttattaaatgtgttaacTATCTAATTCCTGATTTGTTaggggtgaaatgtgacctgtaTGCTTCTTTGTGTCCTTCAAGCCAAGCAGAAATCAAATCTTAATCATGCTCAAACACAGGTTTGACACAACAGCACCGGTGTGTTACTGAACCTCAGCCGTCCGTCCTGCGCCGCAGCTCCTCCTGCGATGATCTTAGTGATGAAGATACTGGGGTCGTCTCCGATGTGAGGGTTATCAGTCCCACCGGCGATGCTGAAGCCCAGGCCGGAGttaccctgcacacacacacacacacacacacacacacagatggtcaTGCACCAGCGCTCTATAGGATGCATCTGAGAAGAGCTGTAAGGAAGACGTCTCTAACCCTCTCCAGTGTGATCTCCTCATACTCCACGTCTCCGTCCATGCCGTTCATCTGAGAGACAGAGAAACATCATTCATCAGGATCAGCACACGATCACACAGACTCAAGATCATCTCAGATGATTCTCAGTGATGCTCAAACACCTGAATCACAATCTATGAATTTTTGAAGATCTGCTAAAAATTCTTTTGATTTGTGATCTGCGATCCGATTGGAGCGCTTCCAGacagtgaatcattttgcgaTGCAATGGTTTAACTGATTCTGAGATTGTGAAAAGCTCTGTTTCACCATCACTATG contains:
- the dlg4b gene encoding disks large homolog 4, whose amino-acid sequence is MPLRREDTERALQAMEACQSAGDEGFRSRAERLLTIFQSDLFQALLDIQEFYELTVFENQTEGQALTPGLKYRYHDDETPPLQHSPSHLNVSDTGHAPIDGIHGYTPQMHGSPAKPVLLPSGHTPYYATSTLMNGMDGDVEYEEITLERGNSGLGFSIAGGTDNPHIGDDPSIFITKIIAGGAAAQDGRLRVNDSILFVNDVDVREVTHSLAVEALKEAGPIVRLYVLRHKPPAEKIIEMKLIKGPKGLGFSIAGGVGNQHEQEACELRLRVEELQQEEQKLRRDADRLREQLHQLQTETHHTHTHTQQLQQQLTHATQQLHTHTEQLKQEVSAREETESRTRQIQEELEQIRRERDTLRVDRALDQTRFEAQKSQMEAEFRLSLEQQINERLTAVQEEHTTHNTHLRQQHRKQLLDLSARHERELAAQLDQFRTQLQEKDHKLQHLTHSYQHKLSEMQEELVSMAASKRKLEMQREELVSRLQGMMRSHWAEALRLLTNQEQSDTQASGEQALSRMVRY